From a single Labrenzia sp. PHM005 genomic region:
- a CDS encoding phosphate acetyltransferase, producing MFEVGQRDEIKRSYTQSDMQDFAALAGPDASTPDAVPGPLIGGLFSYLLGVKLPGRGTNYLKQSLEFLQPAPVGEELTASVTITRLRPEKHLVDLETICETPDGTRICQGRALVYVEDVGKG from the coding sequence ATGTTTGAAGTTGGACAACGCGACGAGATCAAACGCTCCTACACGCAGAGTGACATGCAGGATTTCGCGGCACTTGCCGGTCCAGATGCCAGCACACCCGACGCCGTGCCCGGTCCGCTTATTGGCGGTCTGTTTTCTTATCTTCTGGGCGTAAAACTGCCGGGACGCGGCACGAACTATCTGAAACAAAGCCTGGAGTTTTTGCAGCCTGCCCCCGTCGGCGAAGAACTGACCGCTTCCGTCACCATTACCCGCCTGCGCCCGGAAAAACATCTGGTCGATCTGGAAACCATTTGCGAGACACCCGACGGCACCCGCATCTGCCAGGGACGTGCACTGGTCTATGTTGAGGATGTCGGGAAAGGTTAA
- a CDS encoding MaoC family dehydratase yields MSLTADAPTTQTFTWTPTQADFDAFAKLSGDDNPIHVDPEFSARTRFGRTVSHGMLLYTRVFGHLQDLYPDQDHAVQNLMFPNPSYADEELTLTFTENSDQLGEILIEVARTKDGTVTLSGSCTLKGAA; encoded by the coding sequence ATGAGCCTGACCGCAGACGCGCCAACGACACAAACATTCACCTGGACACCGACGCAGGCCGACTTCGATGCCTTTGCCAAATTGTCGGGTGACGACAATCCGATCCATGTCGATCCGGAATTTTCCGCGCGCACGCGCTTCGGCCGGACAGTCTCCCACGGCATGCTGCTCTACACCCGGGTGTTCGGTCACTTGCAGGACCTTTATCCGGATCAGGACCACGCGGTGCAAAACCTGATGTTTCCGAACCCGTCCTATGCCGATGAGGAACTGACCCTGACCTTCACAGAGAACTCGGATCAACTGGGTGAAATCCTGATCGAAGTCGCCCGGACAAAGGACGGCACAGTCACTTTGTCTGGAAGCTGCACACTCAAAGGAGCTGCCTGA
- a CDS encoding AMP-binding protein has product MEFLTDMAAKRAELTPDAVAFTDHDTGLSYTFNDINVRANRLANLLLDKELSHGDRMAVLCHNHPDFFVLLFAAQKSGVLLVPLNWRQPVAELKPILEASGAKLLFHDGAFSEAANELAAGDNLDLLPLGQAANGTSALDPLLETVTSASPATSAVKASAPWYLLYTSGTTGLPKAVIQTAGMAYANMINYSQATGLSTGELGINFLPLFHTAGINLPTLPIFLNGGASTVLRKFDPDVALSLIDTGKVTCFFGVPAIYQALALSEALTNTNFSAVQSLGCGGAPVPKHLLLDFQKRGVTICNGMGMTETGPTVFLMDPDHAAEKIGSVGKAQILTDVRLQDANGATIEGSGEGEVQFRGPNITPGYMDNKEATIATFTVDGWLKSGDVARRDEDGYYYIVDRIKDMYISGGENVYPAEVEKVLVSHPAVLEAVVIGVPDDKWGEVGAAFLVPRPGEQIDTSTLPVWCREQLAPYKIPKTFTVSDDLPRTAAGKVRKNILKDTFLEKLPEEA; this is encoded by the coding sequence ATGGAGTTTTTAACCGATATGGCCGCCAAACGGGCGGAGCTGACACCCGATGCTGTGGCGTTCACCGACCACGACACGGGCCTGAGCTATACTTTTAATGACATCAACGTCCGTGCAAACCGGCTTGCCAATCTGCTGTTGGACAAAGAGTTATCTCACGGCGACCGGATGGCAGTCCTTTGCCACAATCACCCGGATTTTTTTGTGCTGCTGTTCGCCGCGCAGAAATCAGGTGTCCTGTTGGTGCCTTTGAACTGGCGCCAGCCGGTTGCCGAACTCAAACCCATTCTCGAGGCGTCCGGAGCCAAGCTGCTGTTTCATGACGGGGCCTTTTCTGAGGCGGCAAATGAACTGGCAGCAGGTGATAATTTGGACCTATTGCCACTTGGACAGGCAGCAAATGGCACCAGCGCCCTTGATCCCCTGCTTGAAACGGTAACGTCGGCATCTCCGGCCACCTCAGCCGTAAAAGCGAGCGCCCCCTGGTATCTGCTTTACACCTCCGGCACCACCGGTCTTCCAAAGGCCGTCATCCAAACCGCCGGAATGGCCTACGCCAACATGATCAACTACAGCCAGGCGACAGGTCTCAGCACGGGCGAACTGGGCATCAACTTTTTGCCCCTGTTTCATACGGCGGGCATCAACCTGCCGACCCTGCCGATCTTCCTGAATGGTGGCGCGTCGACAGTCTTACGGAAGTTCGACCCGGATGTCGCGCTGAGCCTGATCGATACCGGCAAAGTCACCTGCTTTTTCGGAGTACCCGCAATCTATCAAGCGCTGGCTCTGTCTGAGGCCCTCACAAATACTAACTTCTCAGCGGTCCAATCGCTCGGCTGCGGCGGCGCTCCGGTGCCCAAACATCTGCTTCTCGATTTCCAGAAGCGCGGTGTGACCATCTGCAACGGGATGGGCATGACCGAAACCGGCCCAACCGTGTTCTTGATGGACCCCGATCATGCTGCTGAAAAAATCGGCTCCGTCGGCAAGGCACAGATCCTGACTGACGTTCGCCTGCAAGATGCGAATGGCGCGACCATTGAAGGTTCTGGAGAAGGCGAAGTCCAGTTTCGCGGTCCCAACATCACGCCCGGCTATATGGACAACAAAGAGGCCACTATCGCCACATTCACCGTTGACGGCTGGCTGAAGTCCGGTGACGTCGCCCGGCGCGACGAAGACGGATATTATTACATCGTCGACCGGATCAAGGACATGTACATCTCCGGCGGCGAAAATGTGTATCCGGCGGAAGTCGAAAAGGTCCTGGTCAGCCATCCGGCTGTTCTAGAGGCTGTGGTGATTGGAGTTCCCGACGACAAATGGGGTGAGGTTGGCGCAGCCTTCCTGGTCCCGCGTCCAGGAGAACAGATCGACACCTCTACACTGCCCGTCTGGTGCCGCGAGCAATTGGCACCTTACAAAATCCCAAAAACCTTCACCGTTTCAGATGATCTGCCGCGCACTGCCGCCGGCAAGGTCCGCAAGAACATTTTGAAAGACACCTTTTTAGAAAAACTCCCGGAGGAGGCCTGA
- a CDS encoding enoyl-CoA hydratase/isomerase family protein → MNLIETEDRDGAIWLYLNKPARHNALVQPLLDEMLTAIERAKAHKPTALVVSARGRSFSTGGDVGSFLENATSEDQLLSYADKLVGSLHDVIMALLAFPAPVLAAINGPVTGGSTGLLLAADMVAMADHAFVQPYYSEVGFGPDGGWTALLPEKVGTSKALEIQYLNTRIKAADARDLGLVTELCPASELDKIIESWVSEFSKRFSQTHSATRQNIWDAARCKLVQQRLDHEKSKFLELIVRPETFAGMTTFAKRSA, encoded by the coding sequence ATGAACCTCATTGAAACGGAAGACAGAGATGGCGCCATTTGGCTCTATCTGAACAAACCGGCGCGCCACAATGCCCTTGTCCAGCCGTTGCTCGACGAGATGCTGACTGCAATCGAAAGAGCAAAAGCCCACAAACCCACTGCGCTGGTAGTGTCCGCGCGCGGACGCAGTTTTTCGACGGGTGGTGATGTTGGCAGTTTTCTGGAAAATGCTACTTCAGAAGACCAGCTTTTGTCTTACGCCGACAAGCTCGTTGGTTCGCTGCACGACGTCATCATGGCTCTATTAGCCTTTCCGGCACCTGTCTTGGCCGCCATCAATGGCCCAGTGACCGGCGGATCGACTGGACTTCTGTTGGCCGCGGATATGGTTGCCATGGCCGACCACGCCTTCGTTCAGCCCTATTATTCTGAAGTTGGCTTTGGTCCTGATGGTGGCTGGACTGCTTTGCTCCCGGAGAAAGTTGGAACATCCAAAGCGCTCGAAATTCAATACTTAAACACCCGGATCAAGGCCGCTGATGCCAGAGACTTAGGGCTGGTGACCGAACTGTGCCCAGCCTCTGAACTCGACAAAATAATCGAAAGCTGGGTTTCTGAATTTTCCAAACGGTTTTCACAAACCCATTCCGCAACCCGGCAAAACATCTGGGACGCAGCCCGGTGCAAACTGGTCCAGCAGCGCCTGGATCATGAGAAATCCAAATTCCTGGAACTGATCGTCAGACCGGAGACATTTGCGGGCATGACCACCTTTGCAAAACGAAGCGCATAA
- a CDS encoding TetR/AcrR family transcriptional regulator has translation MVTTSAPNSQKQNKSTGKSAIPQPKTARGEATRRAILSAAERVIGEKGYNDASIGHITSEAGVAQGTFYIYFKTKEQVFSELVLEMGRLVRHTISESSVSLTDRLDVEKAGLTAFLRFVRAHPNLYKIVQEALFVDPAAYQEYYSKFVTGYRVGLLAAVKKGQISEGDAEIRAWALMGIGRALGEQLVVFHTKKTIPELVDSAHHLIVNGLKP, from the coding sequence ATGGTGACCACCTCCGCGCCGAACTCGCAAAAACAAAACAAATCGACCGGAAAATCAGCGATTCCGCAGCCCAAAACGGCCCGCGGAGAGGCGACCCGGCGGGCAATTCTGTCTGCCGCCGAACGGGTCATTGGCGAAAAAGGTTATAACGACGCCTCCATTGGCCATATCACCAGCGAAGCCGGAGTCGCACAAGGCACTTTCTATATTTACTTCAAAACAAAAGAGCAGGTGTTTTCAGAGCTGGTTCTGGAAATGGGCCGCCTTGTCCGCCATACGATTTCCGAATCGTCCGTATCACTGACAGACCGGCTTGACGTCGAGAAGGCCGGCCTCACCGCTTTTTTGCGCTTTGTTAGAGCTCATCCCAATCTCTACAAAATTGTTCAAGAAGCCCTCTTTGTCGATCCTGCAGCATATCAGGAGTATTACTCCAAGTTCGTCACCGGATACCGGGTCGGTCTGCTTGCGGCCGTCAAGAAGGGTCAGATTTCGGAAGGCGATGCAGAAATTCGTGCGTGGGCTCTTATGGGGATCGGCCGCGCTCTCGGCGAGCAGCTGGTCGTTTTTCACACCAAAAAAACCATTCCCGAGCTGGTCGACAGTGCTCACCATTTGATCGTCAATGGCTTGAAACCATGA
- the hemA gene encoding 5-aminolevulinate synthase, giving the protein MDVTAYLEERLSKLHDNGNYRVFADLERHSGDFPKATRYREDGSTQDVTVWCSNDYLGMGQHEKVTGAMQDVLAKCGAGAGGTRNISGTNHYHVLLERELADLHAKDAALIFTSGYVSNWAALGTLASQVPGMIVYSDSLNHASMIEGIRHARCEKRIFKHNDVADLERLMAADDPNAPKMVAFESVYSMDGDIAPIEEICDVADKFGAITYLDEVHAVGMYGPRGGGVAEREGLMDRLTIIEGTLGKAFGVMGGYITGSKTVIDFVRSFASGFIFTTALPPALAAGAAASIRHLKDSQEERAAHKQRVAQVRAALDKRGIPHMENPSHIVPVMVGDAKKCKWISDILLDTYGIYVQPINYPTVPVGTERLRFTPTPLHSDADIEHLANAISDLWSQCALARAVA; this is encoded by the coding sequence ATGGACGTGACTGCGTACCTGGAAGAGCGCTTAAGTAAACTGCACGACAACGGTAACTACCGTGTATTTGCCGACTTGGAACGGCATTCCGGCGATTTTCCGAAAGCGACGCGCTACCGTGAAGATGGCTCTACGCAGGATGTGACCGTTTGGTGCTCCAATGACTATCTGGGCATGGGGCAGCATGAAAAGGTGACCGGAGCAATGCAGGATGTGCTGGCCAAATGCGGTGCCGGCGCTGGCGGGACCCGTAACATTTCCGGCACGAATCACTACCATGTCCTACTTGAGCGCGAATTGGCCGATCTCCACGCCAAAGATGCTGCTCTGATCTTTACATCTGGATATGTCTCCAACTGGGCGGCCCTGGGCACACTTGCTTCCCAAGTCCCGGGCATGATCGTTTATTCCGATTCCCTCAATCACGCGTCTATGATTGAAGGTATCCGCCATGCGCGTTGCGAGAAGCGGATCTTCAAACACAACGATGTTGCTGATCTCGAGCGCCTGATGGCAGCTGATGATCCCAATGCCCCGAAGATGGTGGCTTTCGAGAGCGTCTATTCCATGGACGGCGATATCGCGCCGATCGAGGAAATCTGTGATGTCGCCGACAAGTTCGGGGCGATCACCTATCTCGATGAAGTGCACGCGGTTGGCATGTATGGCCCGCGCGGCGGCGGCGTCGCTGAGCGCGAAGGACTGATGGACCGGCTGACCATCATTGAAGGCACTCTTGGCAAGGCCTTTGGCGTGATGGGCGGCTACATCACCGGTTCTAAGACGGTAATCGACTTTGTCCGCTCCTTTGCATCTGGCTTTATCTTTACAACGGCTCTACCGCCGGCGCTGGCAGCTGGTGCTGCAGCTTCCATCCGTCATCTGAAGGACAGTCAGGAAGAGCGCGCTGCCCATAAACAGCGGGTAGCGCAAGTACGCGCAGCATTGGACAAACGCGGTATCCCGCACATGGAAAACCCAAGCCACATTGTTCCGGTGATGGTGGGGGATGCTAAAAAGTGCAAGTGGATCTCTGACATCCTTCTGGATACCTATGGGATCTACGTTCAGCCGATCAACTATCCGACTGTTCCGGTCGGAACCGAGCGGTTACGCTTCACACCGACACCATTGCACAGCGATGCCGATATCGAGCATTTGGCAAACGCGATCAGCGATTTGTGGTCCCAATGCGCCCTGGCACGGGCCGTCGCCTGA
- a CDS encoding DUF563 domain-containing protein produces MPDQALEWAAERKGICETEGLYQALAPCTVDPRIGVLFHNGRVLWGTSDLPERERSPLFLPHRKLPERKLPNAILLHHVYGDNYFHFFMYIMNKVWLVEQHGLPKSIPFLINEISANRPFFQQAQEIGAFFGRDILVQKRNEIIQVDEAYLSLPYFCRGNTMTWIADVFREKAPQNTGKPVFTLRAGNAANGRMFRNQDRVSRLAESAGFELIDPATLTLREQADRFSQAPIIAGAHGAALTNMIFRAGAKTGVLELFSPAMGTPHYAMMAHQLEFEYRSAITENPRGRAFTASTEVNLELLARQFDEMISSMGL; encoded by the coding sequence ATGCCGGATCAAGCGCTGGAATGGGCTGCGGAACGCAAAGGGATTTGCGAAACCGAGGGCCTCTACCAAGCCCTTGCGCCCTGCACAGTCGACCCGAGAATTGGCGTTTTGTTTCACAATGGACGCGTACTCTGGGGCACGAGCGATCTCCCGGAGCGCGAGCGCAGCCCCCTGTTTCTGCCGCATCGCAAACTACCGGAACGCAAGTTACCTAACGCGATTCTGCTGCATCATGTTTACGGCGATAACTACTTCCATTTCTTCATGTACATCATGAACAAGGTCTGGCTCGTGGAACAACACGGGTTGCCTAAATCGATCCCATTTCTCATCAACGAGATTTCAGCCAACAGACCGTTTTTCCAGCAAGCTCAGGAGATCGGCGCCTTTTTCGGCCGGGATATTCTGGTTCAAAAACGCAATGAAATCATTCAGGTCGACGAAGCTTACTTGTCCCTGCCCTATTTCTGCCGCGGAAATACAATGACCTGGATTGCCGATGTTTTCCGGGAAAAAGCGCCGCAAAACACTGGAAAACCAGTCTTTACATTGCGCGCAGGCAATGCGGCGAACGGCCGGATGTTCCGCAATCAAGATCGTGTCAGCCGGCTCGCAGAAAGCGCTGGCTTTGAACTGATTGATCCGGCAACGCTCACGCTCAGGGAACAGGCCGATAGGTTTTCTCAAGCCCCAATCATTGCAGGCGCCCATGGCGCTGCTTTGACCAACATGATTTTCAGGGCCGGAGCCAAGACCGGTGTTCTGGAGCTTTTCAGTCCAGCCATGGGCACCCCGCATTACGCCATGATGGCCCATCAGCTGGAGTTTGAATATCGTTCGGCAATCACGGAAAATCCGCGCGGCCGGGCGTTTACGGCAAGCACCGAGGTGAACCTTGAACTTCTCGCCCGCCAATTTGATGAGATGATCAGCTCAATGGGGCTTTAA
- a CDS encoding ABC transporter substrate-binding protein, whose translation MLRGLAIIVLSFSWAHSAMSADCPPIIAAISDAELNAVIIPKTEALYRQLGCELKLTKLPGRRGIVEFNSGRVDGELFRIPIIEKLYQVPFVRSQFPLLEVQQGVWIKAGRTLKQRSLIGYVIGRRWQEEFAEDHHDKYRFVKYSGTAEMRTDYRVGRLDGFLSSSPTIETLMESNKLSELPELALKTKVVSLHHYVHETYEPFMAKFNKLLELCATDCQKSGNCQNSTCPTN comes from the coding sequence ATGCTCCGTGGCCTGGCCATAATTGTTTTGAGTTTTTCTTGGGCACACTCTGCCATGTCGGCCGACTGTCCGCCCATTATTGCCGCCATATCGGATGCAGAACTGAACGCCGTCATCATTCCAAAAACAGAAGCATTGTACAGGCAACTCGGTTGTGAACTCAAACTGACCAAGCTGCCCGGGCGCCGTGGCATTGTCGAATTCAATTCTGGACGCGTTGATGGAGAGCTGTTCCGGATCCCGATCATTGAGAAACTCTACCAAGTGCCGTTTGTCCGGTCACAGTTTCCGCTCCTTGAAGTACAACAAGGTGTTTGGATAAAGGCGGGGCGGACACTCAAGCAACGCTCGTTGATCGGATATGTAATTGGCCGGCGATGGCAGGAAGAATTTGCTGAAGATCATCACGATAAATACCGTTTCGTGAAATACTCCGGTACAGCTGAAATGAGAACAGACTACCGGGTCGGCCGTCTCGATGGGTTCTTGTCATCTTCGCCAACAATCGAAACCCTGATGGAAAGCAATAAACTCTCCGAGCTTCCTGAACTGGCGTTAAAGACCAAAGTCGTTTCCCTTCACCACTACGTTCATGAAACCTATGAGCCCTTCATGGCGAAGTTCAATAAGTTGCTCGAATTATGCGCAACGGATTGTCAAAAAAGCGGAAATTGCCAGAACAGCACTTGCCCGACCAATTGA